From Streptomyces griseorubiginosus, one genomic window encodes:
- a CDS encoding branched-chain amino acid ABC transporter substrate-binding protein, producing the protein MVILTSVMATGALTLTACGSRDDKGGDSDNGGGTTLTIGVDAPLSGENSTTGLGIQYGAQIAVDDANKNKLVPGVTFKLKAYDDKAQPATGQSNATAITGDKTAVGAVGPLNSGVAQSMQQVFASANMVEISPSNTNPALTQGKDWQTAKKRPYKTYFRTATTDELQGSFAADYAYNGLKKKKVFVVDDKQTYGAGLAKIFNEQFKKLGGTVVGTDHVNTGDKDFGSLVTKVKTSKADLLYYGGQYDESSLITKQLKDGGVKIPLFGGDGMFASTYIETAGAASEGDLATAVGVPADTLPAAKTFIETYKAKGYKGDYGAYGAYSYDATTAIIKAVKAAVDANGGKVPSDINALRSSVVDNVQKSDFEGISGKVSFDEYGDTTNKQLTVYQVTKGAWKAVKTGTAS; encoded by the coding sequence ATGGTGATCCTGACCTCCGTCATGGCGACGGGGGCTCTCACACTCACCGCCTGCGGCTCCCGAGACGACAAGGGCGGCGACAGTGACAACGGGGGTGGCACCACCCTCACCATCGGCGTGGACGCCCCGCTCTCCGGCGAGAACTCCACCACCGGTCTCGGCATCCAGTACGGCGCCCAGATCGCCGTCGACGACGCCAACAAGAACAAGCTCGTCCCCGGCGTCACCTTCAAACTGAAGGCCTACGACGACAAGGCGCAGCCGGCCACCGGCCAGTCCAACGCCACCGCCATCACCGGCGACAAGACCGCCGTCGGCGCCGTCGGCCCGCTGAACTCCGGTGTCGCCCAGTCGATGCAGCAGGTGTTCGCCTCGGCCAACATGGTCGAGATCTCCCCCTCGAACACCAACCCCGCCCTGACCCAGGGCAAGGACTGGCAGACCGCCAAGAAGCGTCCTTACAAGACGTACTTCCGCACCGCCACCACCGACGAGCTCCAGGGCAGCTTCGCCGCCGACTACGCGTACAACGGCCTCAAGAAGAAGAAGGTCTTCGTCGTCGACGACAAGCAGACCTACGGCGCCGGCCTCGCCAAGATCTTCAACGAGCAGTTCAAGAAGCTCGGCGGCACCGTGGTCGGCACCGACCACGTCAACACCGGCGACAAGGACTTCGGCTCCCTCGTCACCAAGGTCAAGACCTCCAAGGCCGACCTGCTCTACTACGGCGGCCAGTACGACGAGTCCTCGCTGATCACCAAGCAGCTGAAGGACGGCGGAGTCAAGATCCCGCTCTTCGGCGGCGACGGCATGTTCGCCTCCACCTACATCGAGACCGCGGGCGCCGCCTCCGAGGGCGACCTGGCCACGGCCGTCGGTGTCCCCGCCGACACCCTGCCGGCCGCCAAGACGTTCATCGAGACGTACAAGGCCAAGGGCTACAAGGGTGACTACGGCGCCTACGGCGCGTACTCCTACGACGCCACCACCGCCATCATCAAGGCCGTGAAGGCTGCGGTCGACGCCAACGGCGGCAAGGTCCCCAGCGACATCAACGCCCTGCGCTCCTCCGTCGTCGACAACGTCCAGAAGTCCGACTTCGAGGGCATCTCCGGCAAGGTCTCCTTCGACGAGTACGGCGACACCACCAACAAGCAGCTCACCGTCTACCAGGTCACCAAGGGTGCGTGGAAGGCCGTGAAGACCGGCACCGCCAGCTAG